The Streptomyces sp. NBC_01142 genome has a window encoding:
- a CDS encoding undecaprenyl-diphosphate phosphatase, whose product MSWFESFILGLVQGLTEFLPISSSAHLRLTAAFAGWEDPGAAFTAITQIGTETAVLIYFRKDIVRIVSAWSRSLTNKALRSDHDAQMGWLVIVGSIPIGVLGVTFKDQIEGPFRDLRLIATTLIVMGIVLGIADRLAARDEAGGKHRAIKQRKTLQELSVKDGLIYGLCQAMALIPGVSRSGATISGGLLMGYTREAAARYSFLLAIPAVLASGVFELKDASEGGHVSWPQTIFATIIAFAVGYAVIAWFMKFITTKSFMPFVIYRVLLGIVLFILVGTDVLSPHAGESGD is encoded by the coding sequence ATGTCTTGGTTCGAATCATTCATCCTCGGGCTCGTCCAGGGGCTGACCGAGTTCCTGCCGATCTCTTCCAGTGCGCATCTGCGGCTCACCGCCGCCTTCGCCGGCTGGGAGGACCCGGGTGCGGCGTTCACCGCGATCACGCAGATCGGTACGGAGACGGCCGTTCTCATCTACTTCCGCAAGGACATCGTGCGGATCGTCTCCGCCTGGTCCCGCTCGCTCACGAACAAGGCGCTGCGCAGCGACCACGACGCCCAGATGGGCTGGCTCGTCATCGTCGGATCGATCCCGATCGGCGTGCTCGGTGTCACGTTCAAGGACCAGATCGAGGGCCCCTTCCGTGATCTGCGGCTGATCGCCACCACTCTGATCGTCATGGGCATCGTCCTCGGCATCGCCGACCGGCTGGCCGCGCGCGACGAGGCCGGCGGCAAGCACCGCGCGATCAAGCAGCGCAAGACCCTCCAGGAGCTGAGCGTCAAGGACGGCCTGATCTACGGCCTCTGCCAGGCGATGGCGCTGATCCCCGGCGTCTCCCGCTCGGGTGCCACGATCAGCGGTGGTCTGCTCATGGGTTACACCCGCGAGGCGGCGGCCCGCTACTCGTTCCTGCTGGCGATCCCTGCCGTCCTGGCTTCCGGCGTCTTCGAACTGAAGGACGCGAGCGAGGGCGGGCATGTGTCCTGGCCGCAGACGATCTTCGCGACGATCATTGCCTTCGCGGTGGGCTACGCGGTGATCGCCTGGTTCATGAAGTTCATCACGACGAAGAGTTTCATGCCGTTCGTGATCTACCGGGTGCTGCTCGGAATCGTGCTGTTCATCCTGGTCGGCACGGATGTGCTGAGCCCTCACGCGGGCGAGTCCGGCGACTGA
- a CDS encoding ABC transporter ATP-binding protein, whose product MPKRTPRTDETPHAEPSESEQLLFGGPLRYDMGWNKHEDAFLQLNLRSMVSRLPRLIGITVQLAWEADKSALRLVACAEIGRGISQAAGLIAVNRILAHLLDKGSTAERLTAAGPALAVAGVAALIGAVLGALSTAGTGQLEPKVERVATERYLTHTAKVELEAVEDDEFHKLLDSASYGSGSARRMVTYCTNVINAVLSLVAAAGVLAVLHPLLLPLLVAMTLPSAWAALSVARRRYLSFHIWVQHSRAGQLIGRLLISPEAAPEIRVHNVGPFLLHHFRAMSESQEAEQQRLARLAARTGLIAAGWTGVAAAAAYATLGGLLWTGAMALSVGGTAVLAIRSGSSSLENLVLQINYLHEESLFVGDLHRLCEEAAQRAIPVGGLPLPARPRVIRFEDVVFTYQGKDNKRALDGASLTIPTGKIVALVGENGSGKSTLVKLLCGLYRPDSGCILWDDVDAAEADRQELVSRVAMVGQDFYHWPFTAAVNISIGRPEAPVSQDRLDRAVAYAGADELLEELPRGRQTLLARGYKGGHQLSGGEWQRLGLGRAHYRSGQILIVDEPTSALDAKAEQQLFEQIRTLADAGQTVILITHRLGSVRAADLIHVLEHGRVVESGSFADLLSDEVTGPKVFRDLYRIQAAQYAVEAPTLPSQRGPASAQDSASGGC is encoded by the coding sequence ATGCCCAAGCGCACCCCCCGTACCGACGAGACACCGCACGCCGAGCCCTCCGAGTCCGAGCAGCTGCTCTTCGGCGGCCCCCTGCGCTACGACATGGGCTGGAACAAACACGAGGACGCGTTTCTGCAGCTGAACCTGCGGTCGATGGTGTCGCGGCTCCCGCGTCTGATCGGTATCACCGTCCAGTTGGCGTGGGAGGCGGACAAGTCGGCCCTGCGCCTTGTGGCGTGCGCGGAGATCGGCCGCGGGATCAGTCAGGCGGCCGGCCTCATCGCCGTGAACCGGATCCTCGCCCATCTCCTCGACAAGGGCAGCACCGCCGAGCGCCTCACCGCGGCCGGACCGGCGCTGGCCGTCGCCGGTGTCGCCGCGCTCATCGGCGCGGTGCTGGGGGCCCTGTCCACGGCCGGCACCGGACAACTCGAACCGAAGGTCGAGCGGGTGGCCACCGAGCGCTACTTGACGCACACCGCGAAGGTGGAGCTGGAGGCGGTGGAGGACGACGAGTTCCACAAGCTCCTCGACAGCGCCTCGTACGGCTCAGGCTCCGCCCGCCGGATGGTGACGTACTGCACGAACGTCATCAATGCCGTGCTGTCACTGGTCGCCGCGGCCGGTGTTCTCGCCGTACTGCATCCCCTGCTGCTGCCGCTGCTCGTCGCCATGACACTGCCCAGCGCATGGGCGGCCCTGTCCGTCGCACGTCGCCGGTACCTGTCCTTCCACATCTGGGTGCAGCACTCGCGGGCCGGGCAGCTCATCGGCCGCTTACTGATCTCCCCCGAGGCGGCTCCCGAAATCCGCGTACACAACGTCGGGCCGTTTCTCCTCCACCACTTCCGGGCCATGTCCGAGTCGCAGGAGGCGGAACAGCAGAGGCTGGCCCGGCTCGCCGCCCGTACGGGCCTGATCGCGGCCGGCTGGACCGGGGTCGCGGCGGCTGCCGCCTATGCCACGCTCGGCGGCCTGCTGTGGACCGGGGCGATGGCTCTCTCCGTCGGCGGCACAGCGGTGCTCGCCATCCGCAGCGGCTCCTCCAGCCTCGAGAACCTGGTGCTCCAGATCAACTACCTGCACGAGGAGAGCCTGTTCGTCGGTGATCTGCACCGGCTCTGCGAAGAGGCCGCCCAGCGGGCCATCCCGGTGGGCGGACTGCCGCTGCCCGCCCGACCACGCGTGATCCGCTTCGAGGATGTCGTCTTCACCTACCAGGGCAAGGACAACAAGAGGGCACTGGACGGAGCCAGTCTGACCATCCCCACCGGGAAGATCGTCGCGCTCGTCGGGGAGAACGGCAGCGGCAAAAGCACCCTGGTCAAGCTCTTGTGCGGGCTCTACCGACCCGACTCGGGCTGCATCCTGTGGGACGACGTCGACGCCGCGGAAGCCGACCGGCAGGAGCTGGTCTCCCGCGTCGCGATGGTGGGCCAGGACTTCTACCACTGGCCCTTCACCGCGGCAGTGAACATCAGCATCGGACGCCCCGAGGCACCGGTGAGTCAGGACCGTCTGGACCGGGCCGTCGCGTACGCGGGCGCCGACGAGCTGCTCGAGGAGCTGCCGCGCGGCCGGCAGACCCTCCTCGCCCGCGGCTACAAGGGCGGCCATCAGCTCTCCGGAGGTGAGTGGCAACGCCTGGGCCTCGGCCGCGCGCACTACCGCTCCGGGCAGATCCTCATCGTCGACGAGCCCACCTCGGCACTCGACGCGAAGGCGGAGCAGCAGCTCTTCGAGCAGATCCGCACCCTCGCCGACGCGGGGCAGACCGTCATCCTCATCACCCACCGGCTCGGATCGGTCAGGGCCGCGGACCTGATCCACGTCCTTGAGCACGGCCGAGTCGTGGAATCCGGCTCGTTCGCCGACCTGCTGTCCGACGAGGTGACCGGACCGAAGGTCTTCCGCGACCTGTACCGGATCCAGGCGGCGCAGTACGCCGTGGAAGCGCCGACGCTCCCCTCGCAGCGCGGGCCCGCATCGGCGCAGGACTCGGCATCGGGCGGGTGCTGA
- a CDS encoding TVP38/TMEM64 family protein — MLDPVPRPASGLAIRCSRALFSPWSRLSLLVMVLASAAVMVVLYEPQRLLSAGWPPQLSGGAAAVVLFGVGYGVCTAAFVPRPLLNLAAGALFGSQAGLVSAIAGTVLGAGIAFTLGRVLGQDALRPLLRGRWLKAADGQLSRHGFRSMLAIRLFPGVPFAAANYCAAVSRMGYVPFLLATGLGSIPNTAAYVVAGSRAGSPTSPAFLIAMGFIVVTGLAAAVVAWRKRHHMRDR, encoded by the coding sequence ATGCTCGACCCCGTCCCCAGGCCCGCCTCCGGCCTCGCCATCCGCTGTTCCAGGGCACTGTTCTCGCCCTGGTCCCGGTTGTCGCTGCTTGTGATGGTGCTGGCGTCGGCGGCGGTCATGGTGGTGCTGTACGAACCGCAGCGGCTGCTGTCTGCCGGCTGGCCGCCACAGCTGAGCGGCGGTGCGGCGGCCGTGGTCCTGTTCGGTGTCGGGTACGGGGTGTGCACCGCGGCGTTCGTTCCGCGTCCGCTGCTGAATCTGGCGGCGGGGGCGCTCTTCGGCTCGCAGGCCGGTCTGGTCTCGGCGATCGCCGGGACGGTGCTGGGTGCGGGCATCGCGTTCACTCTCGGCCGGGTGCTGGGCCAGGACGCACTGCGGCCGCTGCTGCGGGGCCGCTGGCTGAAGGCGGCCGACGGTCAGCTGAGCCGGCACGGCTTCCGCTCGATGCTGGCGATCAGGCTCTTCCCGGGAGTGCCGTTCGCCGCGGCCAACTACTGCGCGGCCGTCTCCCGTATGGGCTATGTGCCCTTTCTGCTGGCGACGGGTCTGGGGTCGATCCCGAACACGGCGGCGTATGTGGTGGCGGGCAGCCGGGCGGGTTCCCCGACGTCGCCCGCGTTTCTGATCGCGATGGGCTTCATCGTGGTGACCGGTCTCGCCGCGGCCGTGGTCGCCTGGCGCAAGCGTCACCACATGCGCGACCGCTGA
- the tuf gene encoding elongation factor Tu, translating to MPKTAYVRTKPHLNIGTMGHVDHGKTTLTAAITKVLSERTGSGTSYVSFDRIDRAPEEAQRGITINIAHVEYETDTRHYAHVDMPGHADYVKNMVTGAAQLDGAILVVSALDGVMPQTAEHVLLARQVGVDHIVVALNKADAGDDELTDLVELEVRELLTAHGYGGDAAPVIRVSGLKALEGDPRWTAAVEALLDAVDTYVPMPVRYTDAPFLLPVENVLTITGRGTVVTGAIERGSVRVGDRVQVLGADGDPQTSTVTGLETFGKPMECAEAGDNVALLLRGMARDAVRRGHVVAAPGSVVPSRRFTAQVYVLSGREGGRTTPVSTGYRPQFYIRTADVVGDIDLGDAAVARPGETVTMTVELGRDVPLETGLGFAIREGGRTVGAGTVTALV from the coding sequence ATGCCCAAGACGGCATACGTGCGCACCAAGCCGCACCTCAACATCGGCACCATGGGCCACGTCGACCACGGCAAGACCACACTGACCGCCGCCATCACCAAGGTCCTCAGCGAGCGCACCGGCAGCGGTACCTCCTACGTTTCGTTCGACCGGATCGACCGGGCGCCGGAGGAGGCGCAGCGGGGCATCACCATCAACATCGCGCACGTCGAGTACGAGACCGACACCCGCCACTACGCGCATGTCGACATGCCGGGCCACGCCGACTACGTCAAGAACATGGTCACCGGAGCCGCGCAGCTGGACGGGGCGATCCTCGTCGTCTCCGCGCTCGACGGGGTCATGCCGCAGACCGCCGAGCACGTCCTGCTCGCCCGCCAGGTGGGCGTCGACCACATTGTCGTCGCCCTCAACAAGGCGGACGCGGGAGACGACGAGCTCACCGACCTGGTGGAGCTCGAAGTCCGGGAGCTGCTGACCGCCCATGGCTACGGCGGGGACGCCGCCCCGGTCATCAGGGTCTCCGGCCTGAAAGCGCTGGAGGGCGACCCACGCTGGACCGCTGCCGTCGAGGCACTGCTCGACGCCGTCGACACCTATGTGCCCATGCCCGTCAGGTACACGGACGCTCCGTTCCTGCTGCCGGTGGAGAACGTGCTCACCATCACCGGCCGCGGCACGGTCGTCACCGGTGCGATCGAGCGCGGCAGTGTCCGTGTCGGCGACCGCGTGCAGGTCCTGGGCGCGGACGGCGATCCGCAGACCAGCACCGTCACCGGCCTGGAGACCTTCGGCAAGCCGATGGAGTGCGCGGAGGCCGGCGACAACGTCGCACTGCTGCTGCGCGGTATGGCGCGTGACGCCGTGCGCCGCGGCCATGTGGTGGCGGCACCCGGCAGCGTCGTACCCAGCCGGCGCTTCACCGCGCAGGTGTACGTCCTCTCGGGCCGGGAGGGCGGGCGTACGACCCCGGTCTCCACCGGGTACCGGCCGCAGTTCTACATCCGCACCGCGGATGTCGTCGGAGACATCGACCTCGGCGATGCGGCCGTCGCACGCCCCGGCGAGACGGTCACCATGACCGTCGAACTCGGCCGTGACGTACCGCTCGAGACCGGCCTCGGCTTCGCGATCCGCGAGGGCGGCCGCACCGTCGGCGCGGGCACGGTCACCGCGCTGGTCTGA
- a CDS encoding spermidine synthase: protein MNEQIPVIRDVDGGTAKLMPDVDRERAWLLTVDGAPQSYVDLDAPTHLEFEYVRRLAHVVDCAADEGAPLDVLHLGGGALTLPRYVAATRPGSRQEVAEADRGLLALVTEQLPLPDGSGVQVHGTDARAWVESAPADSADVLIADVFGGSRVPAHLTSVAYARAAERVLRPEGIYAANLADGAPFTFLRSQLATFAEVFEYLAIIAEPAVLRGRRFGNAVLLASHAPLDTAALARRTASDTFPARVEHGPPLARLIGDAKAVRDEDAVASPEPPDGAFSVG, encoded by the coding sequence GTGAACGAGCAGATACCCGTCATCCGCGACGTCGACGGCGGCACCGCCAAGCTCATGCCGGACGTGGACCGGGAACGGGCATGGCTGCTGACCGTCGACGGCGCGCCCCAGTCGTACGTCGACCTCGACGCGCCCACGCATCTGGAGTTCGAGTACGTACGCAGGCTCGCCCATGTCGTCGACTGTGCAGCGGACGAAGGCGCGCCGCTGGATGTGCTGCACCTCGGGGGCGGCGCGCTGACCCTGCCCCGCTATGTGGCCGCGACCCGCCCCGGATCGCGCCAGGAGGTGGCAGAGGCGGACCGGGGCCTGCTGGCACTGGTCACCGAGCAACTGCCGCTGCCCGACGGCTCCGGCGTCCAGGTGCACGGCACGGACGCCCGCGCCTGGGTCGAGTCGGCTCCGGCGGATTCGGCGGATGTGCTCATCGCCGACGTCTTCGGCGGCTCGCGGGTGCCCGCCCATCTGACCTCGGTGGCCTACGCGCGGGCGGCGGAGCGGGTGCTGCGGCCCGAAGGGATCTACGCGGCCAACCTCGCCGACGGCGCGCCCTTCACCTTCCTCCGCTCCCAACTGGCCACCTTCGCCGAGGTGTTCGAGTATCTGGCGATCATCGCCGAACCGGCCGTACTGCGCGGTCGGCGCTTCGGCAACGCGGTGCTGCTCGCCTCGCACGCTCCGCTCGACACTGCCGCCCTGGCCCGCCGTACCGCCTCCGACACCTTCCCCGCACGGGTTGAGCACGGCCCGCCGCTGGCGCGGCTCATCGGGGATGCGAAGGCGGTACGCGACGAGGACGCGGTGGCCTCACCCGAGCCACCCGACGGCGCCTTCAGCGTCGGCTGA
- a CDS encoding DUF4442 domain-containing protein has protein sequence MSVGEMLAATVPMARTLNLEFLETTADRAVVRMPDQSDFHNHVGGPHAGAMFTLAETASGAIVIAAFGDQMTRAVPLAVKAEIGYKKLAMGVVTATATLGRPIADVVAELDAGERPEFPVVIAIQREDGAVTGEMTIVWTLRPNA, from the coding sequence ATGTCCGTCGGCGAGATGCTCGCCGCCACGGTTCCCATGGCCAGGACCCTCAACCTGGAGTTCCTGGAGACCACCGCAGACCGTGCTGTCGTCCGTATGCCGGACCAGTCCGACTTCCACAACCACGTCGGCGGCCCGCACGCCGGCGCGATGTTCACGCTCGCCGAGACCGCGAGCGGCGCCATCGTCATAGCCGCCTTCGGCGACCAGATGACCCGGGCCGTGCCGCTCGCTGTCAAGGCGGAAATCGGCTACAAGAAGCTGGCGATGGGCGTCGTCACGGCGACCGCCACCCTCGGCCGGCCGATCGCGGACGTCGTCGCGGAGCTGGACGCGGGCGAGCGCCCGGAGTTCCCCGTCGTCATCGCCATCCAGCGCGAGGACGGCGCGGTGACCGGAGAGATGACCATCGTCTGGACGCTGCGCCCCAACGCCTGA
- a CDS encoding DedA family protein — protein MHVQEWLETVPAVSIYLLVGVVIGLESLGIPLPGEIVLVSSALLASQHGDINPYILGASATAGAIIGDSIGYAIGRKGGRPLLAWLGKKFPKHFGDAQIAMAERSFEKWGMWAVFFGRFVALLRIFAGPLAGVLHMPYWKFLIANVFGGILWAGGTTAVIYSVGVVAEAWLKRFSWLGLVLAVLIGVTSMLVLKSRAKKAAAEVKDRSEAAEPVPVAD, from the coding sequence TTGCACGTCCAGGAGTGGCTCGAGACCGTCCCTGCGGTCAGTATCTATCTCCTGGTGGGGGTGGTCATCGGGCTCGAGAGTCTGGGCATCCCGCTGCCGGGGGAGATCGTCCTCGTCAGCTCGGCGCTGCTGGCCTCCCAGCACGGGGACATCAATCCGTACATCCTCGGCGCCAGCGCGACGGCCGGCGCGATCATCGGCGACTCGATCGGCTACGCCATCGGGCGCAAGGGCGGCAGACCGCTGCTTGCCTGGCTGGGCAAGAAGTTCCCCAAACACTTCGGTGACGCGCAGATCGCCATGGCGGAGCGGTCGTTCGAGAAGTGGGGCATGTGGGCGGTCTTCTTCGGCCGCTTCGTCGCGCTGCTCCGGATCTTCGCCGGGCCGCTCGCGGGCGTACTGCACATGCCGTACTGGAAGTTCCTGATCGCCAACGTCTTCGGCGGAATCCTCTGGGCCGGCGGCACGACCGCCGTCATCTACTCCGTCGGCGTGGTCGCCGAGGCCTGGCTCAAGCGGTTCTCCTGGCTGGGACTGGTCCTCGCCGTGCTGATCGGAGTCACCTCGATGCTGGTGCTGAAGAGCCGCGCCAAGAAGGCGGCCGCGGAGGTAAAGGACCGTTCCGAGGCGGCCGAGCCCGTGCCCGTCGCCGACTGA
- a CDS encoding gamma carbonic anhydrase family protein: protein MAGQALIAGVGGKEPSIAPGAFTAPTSVVLGEVTMAAGSSVWYHTVLRADCGPIVLGADTNIQDNCTVHGDPGFPVTVGERVSVGHNAVLHGCTVEDDVLIGMGATVLNGAHIGAGSLIAAQALVPQGMQIPPGSLVAGVPAKVKRELTQEEREGISLNAVMYLELVKGHRAVPEIA, encoded by the coding sequence ATGGCGGGACAGGCATTGATCGCGGGAGTGGGCGGAAAGGAACCGAGCATCGCGCCCGGGGCCTTCACTGCCCCTACGTCCGTGGTGCTCGGTGAGGTCACCATGGCCGCGGGCTCCAGCGTCTGGTACCACACGGTCCTGCGTGCCGACTGCGGCCCCATCGTCCTGGGCGCCGACACCAACATCCAGGACAACTGCACGGTGCATGGCGATCCGGGCTTCCCGGTCACGGTCGGCGAGCGTGTCTCGGTCGGCCACAACGCCGTACTGCACGGCTGCACCGTCGAGGACGACGTACTGATCGGCATGGGCGCCACCGTCCTGAACGGCGCGCACATCGGCGCGGGTTCGCTGATCGCGGCGCAGGCACTGGTGCCGCAAGGGATGCAGATCCCGCCGGGTTCCCTGGTCGCGGGCGTGCCCGCCAAGGTCAAGCGCGAGCTGACCCAGGAGGAGCGCGAGGGCATCAGTCTCAACGCCGTGATGTATCTGGAACTGGTCAAGGGGCACCGCGCAGTGCCCGAGATCGCCTGA
- a CDS encoding DapH/DapD/GlmU-related protein → MPKNRNTFSSPASWRRRFLARAVHRGWRWVQEAGSVTAEHPGLLRFRLLGSGTRLAFPQGTVFGEAWIELGDHCIIGEQVTLTAGMMPGLDLGPDPILTLGNGVVLGRGSHVIADTRVTIGSDTYCGPYVYITSTNHSYDDPHEPVGKQWPRAEPVEIGPGCWLGTGAVILPGARLGRNVVVAAGAVVRGDVPDHSVVAGAPARVVRSWDPVRGWQPPLRTPAPVPIPEGVTPEQLLALADLEPDTP, encoded by the coding sequence GTGCCGAAGAACAGAAACACGTTCTCGTCGCCGGCCTCCTGGCGGCGACGCTTCCTCGCGCGCGCCGTCCACCGCGGCTGGCGCTGGGTGCAGGAAGCGGGCTCCGTCACCGCCGAGCACCCGGGACTGCTGCGCTTCCGGCTGCTCGGCTCCGGCACCCGGCTCGCCTTCCCGCAGGGCACGGTCTTCGGCGAGGCGTGGATCGAACTCGGCGACCACTGCATCATCGGCGAGCAGGTCACCCTCACCGCCGGGATGATGCCGGGCCTCGATCTCGGCCCCGACCCCATCCTGACCCTGGGCAACGGCGTGGTGCTGGGCCGCGGCAGCCATGTCATCGCCGACACCAGGGTGACGATCGGCTCGGACACGTACTGCGGTCCGTACGTCTACATCACCTCGACCAACCACAGCTACGACGACCCGCACGAGCCGGTCGGCAAGCAGTGGCCGCGCGCCGAACCGGTGGAGATCGGGCCGGGCTGCTGGCTGGGGACCGGCGCGGTGATCCTGCCCGGTGCCCGGCTCGGCCGCAATGTCGTGGTCGCGGCGGGCGCGGTCGTACGGGGCGACGTCCCCGACCACTCGGTGGTGGCAGGCGCCCCGGCCCGGGTCGTACGGAGCTGGGATCCGGTACGGGGCTGGCAGCCCCCGCTGCGTACGCCCGCGCCCGTGCCGATCCCGGAAGGCGTCACACCCGAACAGCTGCTGGCGCTGGCCGACCTGGAACCGGACACTCCCTAG
- a CDS encoding DMT family transporter produces the protein MTALFALATSLLWGLADFGGGLLTRRTPALTVVVASQSIAVVVLGAIVVATGGFAEAGPQLWYAVAAGAVGPVALLCFYKALALGPMGVVSPLGSLSVLVPVGVGLAIGERPGLLQIAGIAVAVAGIVLAGGPQLRGAPVQRQAILLTVIAAFGFGAVLSLIAEASTTLTGLFLALFVQRVANVVVGGAALYVSVKRGGRALPEDGGIRVVWRALPALAFVGLADVAANGTYAVAAQIGPVTIAAVLANLYPVVTVLAALVILKQRMRGLQATGAGLALVGTVLLASG, from the coding sequence ATGACCGCACTCTTCGCCCTGGCCACCAGCCTGCTGTGGGGGCTGGCCGACTTCGGCGGCGGACTGCTGACGCGACGTACACCGGCGCTCACGGTCGTGGTCGCCTCGCAGTCCATCGCGGTCGTGGTGCTGGGCGCCATCGTCGTCGCCACCGGCGGCTTCGCCGAGGCCGGCCCGCAGCTCTGGTACGCCGTCGCGGCGGGCGCCGTCGGCCCGGTGGCACTGCTGTGCTTCTACAAGGCGCTCGCCCTGGGCCCGATGGGTGTGGTCTCGCCGCTGGGATCGCTCAGCGTCCTGGTGCCCGTCGGCGTCGGGCTGGCCATCGGCGAGCGGCCCGGACTGCTCCAGATCGCCGGTATCGCGGTCGCCGTGGCCGGCATCGTACTGGCGGGCGGACCTCAGCTGCGGGGTGCGCCGGTGCAGCGGCAGGCGATCCTGCTGACCGTGATCGCCGCGTTCGGGTTCGGCGCGGTGCTCTCCCTGATCGCCGAGGCCTCGACCACCCTCACCGGGCTCTTCCTCGCGCTCTTCGTACAGCGCGTCGCCAATGTCGTGGTCGGCGGCGCCGCACTGTACGTATCGGTGAAGCGGGGCGGGCGGGCGCTCCCTGAAGACGGTGGGATACGTGTCGTGTGGAGGGCACTCCCCGCCCTCGCCTTCGTCGGTCTCGCCGATGTCGCGGCCAACGGCACGTACGCCGTCGCCGCGCAGATCGGGCCCGTCACCATTGCCGCCGTCCTCGCCAACCTCTATCCGGTGGTGACGGTGCTCGCCGCTCTCGTGATCCTCAAGCAGCGGATGCGCGGTCTCCAGGCGACCGGTGCCGGTCTCGCGCTGGTGGGCACGGTCCTGCTCGCGAGTGGCTAG
- a CDS encoding helix-turn-helix domain-containing protein: protein MSDFDQLTQSLARNLKRRRGELGLTLDALAARAGVSRGMIIQIEQARTNPSVGTTVKLADALGVSITTLLDEEQGPQVRLVPPEQAVRMWSTSTGSHTTLLVGTDSRGPLEMWAWHLMPGDSSASDPHPDGTMELLHVTAGELTLVVDGESHPVPAGTSAAFEANVPHSYRNDGEEAVDMTMAVSVVPAR, encoded by the coding sequence GTGTCGGATTTCGACCAGCTCACGCAGTCGCTCGCCCGCAACCTCAAGCGCCGGCGCGGCGAACTGGGCCTCACGCTCGACGCCCTCGCCGCCCGCGCAGGGGTCAGCCGCGGCATGATCATCCAGATCGAGCAGGCGCGTACGAACCCGAGCGTCGGGACCACGGTGAAGCTCGCCGACGCCCTCGGTGTCAGCATCACCACGCTCCTCGACGAGGAACAGGGGCCCCAGGTCCGCCTCGTGCCTCCGGAGCAGGCGGTGCGCATGTGGTCCACCTCGACCGGCAGCCACACCACCCTGCTGGTCGGCACCGACAGCCGAGGCCCCCTGGAAATGTGGGCCTGGCATCTGATGCCCGGCGACAGCAGCGCCTCCGACCCGCACCCCGACGGGACGATGGAGCTCCTCCACGTCACCGCGGGCGAGCTCACCCTCGTCGTCGACGGCGAGTCCCACCCCGTGCCTGCCGGGACGTCCGCCGCCTTCGAGGCGAACGTCCCGCACAGCTACCGCAACGACGGCGAGGAAGCGGTGGACATGACGATGGCCGTCTCGGTCGTGCCCGCCCGATGA
- a CDS encoding YbaK/EbsC family protein, with product MRAPIGNFDDARPAPDCLGLLTRPVADAVRAWHGDVPAEQLIYVDTDPEIADTAIFAEHHGQELLDESANCVVVSGKRGGESTLAACLVLSRTRVDVNGAVRKQLGARKASFAPMDTATGESGMEYGGITPIGLPAHWPLLVDSAVLDTEWVLIGSGRRRGKLIVPGKVFAGLPGAVVLDGLGI from the coding sequence ATGCGCGCTCCCATCGGAAACTTCGACGACGCCAGGCCCGCGCCCGACTGCCTCGGCCTGCTGACACGGCCGGTCGCCGACGCCGTACGCGCGTGGCACGGCGACGTCCCGGCCGAGCAGCTGATCTACGTCGACACCGACCCGGAGATCGCGGACACGGCCATCTTCGCGGAGCACCACGGACAGGAGCTGCTCGACGAGTCGGCGAACTGCGTGGTCGTATCGGGCAAGCGGGGCGGCGAATCGACGCTCGCCGCGTGCCTCGTCCTCTCCCGCACACGCGTCGACGTGAACGGGGCCGTACGCAAGCAACTGGGTGCCCGCAAGGCATCGTTCGCGCCCATGGACACGGCGACGGGCGAGAGCGGCATGGAGTACGGCGGTATCACGCCCATCGGGCTCCCCGCCCACTGGCCGCTGCTGGTGGACTCCGCCGTCCTCGACACGGAGTGGGTCCTCATCGGCAGCGGCCGCAGGCGGGGCAAGCTGATCGTGCCCGGCAAGGTCTTCGCCGGGCTGCCGGGCGCCGTCGTCCTCGACGGCCTCGGCATCTGA
- a CDS encoding CoA-binding protein, which yields MYGDPATIRRILTSTGDTWAVVGLSGNQARAAYGVADVLQRYGKRIVPVHPKAETVHGEQGYATLADIPFEVDVVDVFVNSGLAGSVAEEAVAVGAKAVWFQLGVIDEEAWERTRAAGLDMVMDRCPAIEIPRLG from the coding sequence ATGTACGGCGACCCGGCAACCATCCGCAGGATTCTGACGTCGACGGGCGACACCTGGGCGGTGGTCGGCCTGTCCGGCAATCAGGCGCGGGCGGCGTACGGCGTCGCCGATGTGCTCCAGCGTTACGGCAAGCGCATCGTGCCGGTGCACCCCAAGGCGGAGACGGTCCACGGCGAGCAGGGGTACGCCACGCTCGCCGACATCCCGTTCGAGGTCGACGTGGTCGACGTCTTCGTCAATTCCGGCCTCGCGGGATCTGTCGCGGAGGAAGCCGTCGCGGTCGGCGCGAAGGCGGTCTGGTTCCAGCTGGGGGTGATCGACGAGGAGGCGTGGGAGCGTACCCGCGCGGCCGGTCTCGACATGGTCATGGACCGCTGCCCGGCGATCGAGATCCCCCGGCTCGGCTGA